From a single Thermococcus sp. LS1 genomic region:
- a CDS encoding DUF257 family protein, producing MAVERAINDVLEAFKSIKPGELIVVEYTPLIPLHLAVSLPIRIGRERKIQVVINDIFDQFHVLLSHLATMGVDTSWAKDVPVVKFGGSLSTGKVINRISILKATPVWHMEYEKALKEVPGLKLIVTLGLEKLIAIKSELPASTVCRMTVASSLGAEDRINVTFINRDMLTESTLEDIRELASRVFELGFENGKLTLRTLKSLRLEDYGRKLSIDASALLDYLAT from the coding sequence GTGGCCGTGGAACGGGCTATTAATGATGTACTCGAAGCTTTTAAAAGCATCAAACCGGGGGAACTCATAGTCGTAGAGTACACCCCTCTCATACCTCTCCATCTTGCAGTGTCACTTCCCATTCGTATCGGGCGGGAGAGGAAAATACAAGTTGTTATCAATGACATCTTCGACCAGTTTCACGTTCTGCTTTCCCACCTGGCTACCATGGGAGTTGACACGAGCTGGGCCAAAGATGTGCCGGTCGTGAAGTTTGGAGGATCCCTTTCGACGGGAAAAGTCATCAATAGGATCAGTATCCTCAAAGCTACTCCTGTATGGCACATGGAATATGAAAAAGCACTGAAAGAGGTACCCGGTTTAAAGCTAATCGTGACGCTGGGTCTCGAAAAGCTGATAGCTATCAAATCAGAGCTCCCGGCCTCCACAGTGTGCCGCATGACTGTTGCATCCTCTCTCGGGGCAGAGGACAGGATAAACGTGACATTTATCAACAGGGATATGCTCACTGAAAGCACCCTAGAGGACATCAGGGAGCTGGCCAGCAGGGTGTTCGAGCTCGGATTTGAGAATGGAAAGCTCACGCTCAGGACTTTAAAGTCACTGCGGTTGGAAGACTACGGAAGGAAGCTCTCCATTGATGCCAGTGCACTACTGGACTACTTGGCAACCTGA
- a CDS encoding sugar phosphate isomerase/epimerase, whose translation MLGLSMTAFSGKSIKDFEEWAGKAQKLGFDFIELLSEWPHYLTRASYRDFAEIVESYGMKITVHAPFSDINIGAFNEKIRRAALEVLRETIEVAAEMNALVVTIHPGHCSPLSVKHREKYLEIHRKSLRKIAAWSGEFGIKVGLENMPRFPILDAQSCERLAELVADIDIGITLDVGHLNTTTRNFDRFIQLLGSRIVHLHLHDNRGDKDEHLPLGEGTVPWAQVVPKLPTATWSLEVGNIESARKSLEFLKNLHR comes from the coding sequence TTGCTCGGCCTATCCATGACGGCATTTTCGGGAAAGAGCATAAAGGACTTCGAGGAATGGGCCGGAAAAGCACAAAAGCTTGGCTTTGACTTCATAGAACTCCTGAGCGAGTGGCCGCACTATTTGACGAGAGCGAGCTACAGGGACTTCGCAGAGATCGTTGAGAGCTACGGGATGAAGATAACCGTCCACGCTCCCTTCAGCGACATCAACATCGGCGCGTTCAACGAAAAGATACGGAGAGCCGCACTGGAGGTTCTGCGCGAGACAATAGAGGTCGCCGCTGAGATGAACGCCCTAGTGGTCACCATCCACCCCGGCCACTGCTCTCCACTCAGCGTAAAGCACAGGGAGAAATACCTTGAGATACATAGGAAATCGCTCAGAAAGATTGCCGCATGGAGTGGAGAGTTTGGCATAAAGGTCGGCCTCGAAAACATGCCACGCTTTCCCATTCTGGACGCCCAGAGCTGCGAAAGACTCGCAGAGCTGGTGGCGGACATTGATATTGGAATTACCCTCGATGTCGGCCATCTAAACACCACGACAAGGAACTTTGACCGCTTCATCCAGCTTCTTGGGAGCAGAATCGTGCACCTTCACCTCCACGACAACCGCGGCGATAAGGACGAGCATCTCCCGTTAGGAGAGGGAACCGTTCCCTGGGCTCAGGTCGTCCCCAAACTTCCAACGGCAACGTGGTCCCTTGAGGTGGGGAACATAGAATCAGCGAGAAAAAGCCTCGAATTTCTGAAAAACCTGCACCGATGA
- a CDS encoding acetate--CoA ligase family protein, translating into MEAKIVEEMRPFFDPKAVAIIGATNKKGKVGNVIFENFRMNKERGIFKGNIYPVNPKLDEIDGYKVYKSVEELPDDTDLAVISIPAPFVPDTMRQIAKKGIKAVIIITGGFGELGEEGKKLEREILEIARENGIRIIGPNCVGVYVPDTGVDTVFLPENKMDRPKSGPIAFVSQSGAFAAAMLDWAAMADIGIGKMVSYGNKLDVDDADLMDYFIHDDSINVVTFYIEGVKDGRKFMKAAKRITKVKPVIALKSGRTEYGARAASSHTGSLAGADTIYDAVFKQTGVIRAEDFEHMFDLAKAFAALKDKLPKGDRIGIITDGGGAGVMASDAVAKFGLRMAELSEETLKFLKENFPPHAVAGNPTDVVGDTDAERYRIAIEGFVNDPNVDAILVIVLFQVPLLEEEKIIDILAGYQKKSDKPIVAVAMGGKKTDYYARILEEKGVPVYPTPERGVRALAGLVKYAEHLRRGD; encoded by the coding sequence ATGGAGGCAAAGATAGTGGAGGAAATGAGGCCCTTCTTTGACCCGAAGGCGGTCGCTATCATCGGCGCAACTAACAAGAAAGGTAAGGTTGGAAACGTCATCTTTGAGAACTTCAGGATGAACAAGGAACGCGGTATCTTCAAGGGCAACATCTACCCGGTGAACCCGAAGCTCGACGAGATAGACGGTTACAAGGTCTACAAGAGCGTTGAGGAGCTCCCAGATGACACTGATTTAGCAGTCATCTCGATTCCGGCCCCGTTCGTTCCGGACACGATGAGACAGATAGCAAAGAAGGGCATAAAAGCAGTAATCATCATCACCGGTGGTTTCGGTGAGCTCGGCGAGGAAGGAAAGAAGCTCGAGCGCGAAATTCTTGAAATAGCCAGAGAGAACGGCATAAGGATCATCGGTCCGAACTGTGTTGGTGTTTACGTGCCGGATACCGGTGTTGACACGGTTTTCCTGCCTGAGAACAAAATGGACAGACCCAAGAGCGGACCAATTGCCTTCGTCAGCCAGAGCGGTGCTTTCGCGGCAGCCATGCTCGACTGGGCGGCCATGGCGGACATAGGCATAGGCAAGATGGTCAGCTACGGCAACAAGCTCGACGTCGACGATGCGGACCTCATGGATTACTTTATCCACGACGATAGCATAAACGTCGTCACCTTCTACATCGAGGGCGTGAAGGACGGAAGGAAGTTCATGAAAGCCGCCAAGAGGATAACCAAGGTCAAGCCAGTCATAGCCCTCAAAAGCGGAAGAACCGAGTACGGAGCCAGGGCAGCTTCATCTCACACCGGTTCCCTTGCTGGAGCGGACACTATCTACGACGCAGTCTTCAAGCAGACGGGTGTAATCCGTGCTGAGGACTTCGAGCACATGTTCGACCTTGCGAAGGCCTTCGCGGCTCTGAAGGACAAACTTCCGAAGGGTGACAGGATAGGAATCATCACCGACGGCGGTGGAGCCGGAGTTATGGCGAGCGATGCCGTTGCCAAGTTCGGCCTTAGGATGGCCGAGCTGAGCGAGGAAACACTCAAGTTCCTCAAGGAGAACTTTCCGCCGCACGCCGTCGCTGGCAACCCGACCGACGTTGTCGGCGACACCGACGCCGAGAGGTATAGGATCGCTATAGAGGGCTTCGTCAATGACCCGAACGTCGATGCTATACTTGTCATCGTGCTCTTCCAGGTGCCGCTCCTCGAGGAGGAGAAGATAATTGACATCCTTGCGGGGTACCAGAAGAAGAGCGACAAGCCCATCGTTGCCGTTGCCATGGGTGGTAAGAAGACTGATTACTACGCTAGAATCCTCGAGGAGAAGGGAGTCCCGGTCTATCCAACCCCCGAGAGGGGAGTAAGGGCCTTGGCAGGCCTTGTCAAATATGCTGAACACCTGAGGAGGGGCGACTGA
- a CDS encoding nitroreductase family protein, which produces MELGEAILKRTSVRYFEGRDVPEDAIKALIEAAVRAPTASSLENWLFVVFRSEEARERIYHLIARGMEEYYRAVNLSEEKIEKLRKKMYEGGMYRAPVYIAVFIDKRVRFLKGEEFDEPELLWSVESAAMAIQNLMLKAVELGLGTVYVGVTNFRGIEEQVRTLAGLDENYYLVGVIPVGYPLEKAAPRKRRKTLEQVTRFI; this is translated from the coding sequence GTGGAGCTCGGCGAGGCAATACTCAAGAGGACTTCTGTGAGGTATTTTGAGGGGAGGGATGTTCCGGAGGATGCCATCAAGGCGCTCATCGAAGCGGCAGTGAGGGCACCTACCGCCAGCAGCCTCGAGAACTGGCTTTTCGTTGTTTTCAGGAGTGAGGAAGCACGGGAGAGGATTTACCACCTGATAGCACGCGGGATGGAGGAGTACTATCGGGCGGTGAATCTCTCGGAAGAGAAGATAGAGAAGCTTAGAAAGAAGATGTACGAGGGGGGAATGTACAGGGCGCCGGTTTACATAGCAGTTTTCATCGACAAACGTGTCCGCTTCCTTAAAGGTGAAGAGTTCGATGAGCCCGAGCTTCTCTGGAGCGTGGAGAGCGCGGCAATGGCGATACAGAATTTAATGCTCAAAGCAGTTGAGTTAGGCCTCGGTACTGTTTACGTAGGTGTTACGAACTTCAGGGGCATCGAGGAACAGGTCAGAACGCTGGCTGGCCTCGATGAGAACTACTATCTCGTCGGCGTCATACCTGTTGGCTATCCGCTGGAAAAAGCAGCACCACGGAAGCGGAGGAAGACCCTCGAACAGGTCACTCGCTTCATCTAA
- a CDS encoding class I SAM-dependent methyltransferase, whose amino-acid sequence MAEENQAILKACREIAMGLHGGTPLHVLEIGTGPGRVIALLLNSDLRYTIKKIVGIEQNKDIHNEVQKRFEDERVRVFIRNAFVGIDESGHLHSIRHALKKSLDFHIVLAVSNLVGWQCSLSGSNWKCKEREFLIDILKHAVLPGGGLFFTVYKKDELIDLERARMYRAAGDIIEFVDIGGQRHIAICTDAFSGEKHVSKAYTISELEKILNDVRSNLQRENIDIEYTIDSSSMFYMYGVIIRRLS is encoded by the coding sequence ATGGCAGAGGAAAATCAAGCAATTCTTAAGGCATGTAGGGAAATCGCTATGGGGTTACATGGGGGCACTCCTTTACATGTTCTTGAGATTGGTACTGGGCCTGGTAGAGTTATAGCGTTACTACTAAATAGTGATCTCAGGTACACTATAAAGAAAATTGTTGGAATAGAACAAAATAAGGACATCCATAATGAGGTTCAGAAGCGATTTGAAGATGAGCGTGTTAGAGTGTTTATACGTAATGCTTTTGTAGGCATAGATGAAAGCGGACATCTTCATTCTATCCGACATGCACTTAAAAAATCCTTGGACTTCCACATAGTTTTGGCTGTTTCAAATTTAGTTGGATGGCAGTGTTCGCTTAGTGGTAGCAATTGGAAGTGTAAAGAACGAGAATTCCTAATCGATATACTAAAGCATGCAGTTCTCCCTGGTGGTGGCTTATTCTTTACGGTTTACAAAAAGGATGAACTTATAGATTTGGAAAGAGCAAGGATGTACCGTGCAGCAGGAGACATAATTGAATTTGTAGATATTGGAGGCCAGAGACACATTGCCATCTGTACTGATGCATTTAGCGGAGAGAAACATGTGTCAAAAGCCTATACAATCTCAGAACTAGAGAAAATTTTGAATGATGTGAGGTCTAACCTTCAACGGGAGAACATCGATATTGAGTACACTATTGACAGCTCGTCTATGTTCTATATGTATGGGGTTATAATTAGGCGTCTTAGTTGA
- a CDS encoding acetate--CoA ligase family protein — MKEEALKVIEEVLKSGRTALVEYEAKQVLKAYGLPVPEEKLAKTLDEALKYAEEIGYPVAMKLMSPQILHKSDAKVVLLNIKTPEELKEKWELIHENARKYRPDAEILGVLIAPMLKPGREIIIGVTEDPQFGHAIMFGLGGIFVEVLKDVTFRLVPITENDARKMIREIKSYPILAGARGEEPADIDAIVDLLLKVSQLVDELRDYIKEMDLNPVFVYEQGKGAVIVDARIILK; from the coding sequence ATGAAGGAGGAAGCCCTTAAAGTTATCGAAGAGGTTTTGAAGTCCGGGAGGACTGCACTCGTTGAATACGAGGCTAAACAGGTCCTCAAGGCCTACGGCCTTCCCGTTCCAGAGGAGAAGCTTGCCAAGACCCTCGACGAGGCACTCAAGTACGCTGAGGAGATTGGCTATCCAGTTGCCATGAAGCTGATGTCTCCGCAGATACTCCACAAGAGTGACGCGAAGGTCGTTCTCCTTAACATAAAGACCCCAGAGGAGCTCAAGGAGAAGTGGGAGCTCATCCACGAGAACGCAAGGAAGTACAGGCCAGATGCTGAGATACTCGGCGTCCTTATCGCTCCGATGCTCAAGCCCGGAAGGGAGATCATTATAGGCGTTACCGAGGACCCGCAGTTCGGCCACGCCATAATGTTTGGCCTTGGTGGAATCTTCGTCGAGGTTCTCAAGGACGTCACCTTCAGGCTGGTGCCGATTACCGAAAATGACGCCAGGAAGATGATCAGGGAAATCAAGAGCTACCCGATTCTTGCCGGAGCGCGCGGAGAAGAACCAGCCGACATCGATGCAATAGTTGACCTCCTCCTCAAGGTCAGCCAGCTCGTGGATGAGCTCAGGGACTACATCAAGGAAATGGACCTTAACCCCGTCTTCGTCTACGAGCAGGGCAAAGGTGCCGTGATAGTTGACGCCAGGATAATCCTGAAGTAA
- the thiI gene encoding tRNA uracil 4-sulfurtransferase ThiI, which translates to MFNVVIVRYGEIGTKSRQTRRWFENILMNNIREALVSEEVEFKKVEAKHGRVLVKTNRAEEAVEVLKRVFGIVSLSPAMEIDAEMEKINRTARKLFRRKKRGLGLEKPRFRVTARRITKEFPLKSPEIQAKVGEYILENEESEVNLHEYDIEVGVELMEGKAYIFVDKVKAWGGLPIGTQGKVVALLSGGIDSPVAAFLMMKRGVEVIPVHIYMGEKTLEKVRKIWNQLKKYGYGGKGELIVVKPKERERILQKLKELKKENYTCVFCKFMMVRHADRIARDFGAKGIVMGDSLGQVASQTLENMYIVSQASDLPIYRPLIGMDKEEIVKIAKEIGTFELSTLPEDEIPFIPRHPVIRGSWEEFRKLYKAVFGEEPKNRAC; encoded by the coding sequence ATGTTCAACGTCGTTATAGTCCGCTACGGTGAGATAGGCACGAAGTCGAGGCAGACGAGGAGATGGTTCGAGAACATCCTCATGAACAACATCCGTGAGGCCCTGGTGAGTGAGGAAGTAGAGTTCAAGAAGGTAGAAGCAAAGCACGGGAGGGTTCTTGTAAAGACAAACAGGGCTGAAGAGGCCGTTGAGGTTCTTAAGCGGGTCTTCGGCATAGTCTCGCTTTCCCCGGCGATGGAGATCGACGCAGAAATGGAGAAGATCAACAGGACGGCCCGCAAGCTGTTCCGCAGAAAGAAGAGGGGACTTGGATTAGAAAAACCTCGCTTTAGGGTAACCGCGAGGCGCATAACCAAGGAGTTCCCTCTGAAGAGTCCGGAGATCCAGGCGAAGGTCGGCGAGTACATCCTCGAGAACGAAGAGAGCGAGGTGAATCTCCACGAGTATGACATAGAAGTTGGCGTTGAGCTGATGGAGGGCAAGGCCTACATCTTCGTGGACAAGGTCAAAGCCTGGGGTGGCCTTCCCATCGGCACTCAGGGCAAGGTCGTGGCTCTGCTCAGCGGCGGCATTGATTCACCGGTTGCCGCTTTCCTCATGATGAAGCGCGGTGTGGAGGTAATCCCGGTGCACATCTACATGGGCGAGAAGACCCTCGAAAAGGTCAGGAAGATATGGAACCAGCTCAAGAAGTACGGCTACGGCGGCAAGGGCGAGCTGATTGTGGTTAAACCTAAAGAGCGCGAAAGAATTCTTCAGAAGCTCAAGGAGCTCAAAAAGGAGAACTACACCTGCGTCTTCTGCAAGTTCATGATGGTTCGCCACGCCGATAGAATCGCGAGGGACTTTGGGGCAAAGGGCATCGTGATGGGTGACTCCCTCGGCCAGGTAGCCTCTCAAACCCTGGAGAACATGTACATCGTCAGCCAGGCGAGCGATCTGCCGATTTACCGCCCGCTCATAGGCATGGACAAGGAGGAAATCGTCAAAATAGCAAAGGAGATAGGCACCTTTGAGCTGTCCACTCTCCCTGAGGACGAGATTCCCTTTATACCAAGGCATCCAGTGATAAGGGGTTCCTGGGAGGAGTTCAGAAAGCTCTACAAGGCCGTCTTCGGCGAAGAACCGAAAAATAGGGCATGTTGA
- a CDS encoding DUF998 domain-containing protein: protein MESTKLPAYISLLLPLVFLIGLIVVIYHNPWFSFTDNALSDMGSVRNPVNYYFNGFLMLFAVLGFIASLGAFKNGLSYLMPIAMVSLFLVGIFPEEYPLHTPSAILFYVLALADIVLIGLKLARSGLSVGMLWAILSVVTFVVMLYMVKARVFKGLAIPELIGAAMILAWFIYIGLLQLKGLEL from the coding sequence ATGGAGTCGACAAAACTCCCGGCATACATCTCCCTCCTCCTACCACTCGTATTTCTTATTGGGCTGATCGTTGTCATTTACCATAACCCCTGGTTTTCATTCACCGACAACGCCCTCAGCGACATGGGGTCAGTACGGAATCCCGTGAACTACTACTTCAACGGCTTTCTTATGCTGTTTGCAGTTTTGGGCTTCATAGCCTCGCTCGGAGCCTTCAAGAACGGTCTCTCTTATCTCATGCCCATCGCCATGGTCTCGCTTTTCCTTGTTGGCATCTTTCCTGAGGAATATCCCCTACATACTCCTTCAGCAATTCTCTTCTATGTTTTGGCGCTAGCCGATATAGTCCTCATAGGGCTCAAGCTCGCTCGTTCTGGCCTTTCCGTCGGGATGCTCTGGGCAATTCTTTCGGTTGTTACTTTTGTGGTGATGCTCTACATGGTGAAAGCTCGCGTTTTCAAGGGCCTTGCCATCCCCGAGCTTATAGGTGCAGCCATGATACTGGCCTGGTTCATCTACATCGGCCTCCTTCAGCTCAAGGGTTTGGAACTCTAA
- a CDS encoding DUF257 family protein, producing the protein MSKNFEKTLFEYADMIRPGELVLVEYTSEDPVHLILQMILRYAKLKAVPIFIVDTLDGLHVMKTKLDLEDIDTSLIDDVFVVKVGGLINVGNVFKKIEEINEISILKRQYTELLQKICEKTEGNSTIRLVVGATELLQRLESDPVKREEFITGLIKPLVGHQNTIGVVFLNRKRITRPVLSEVEETATRVLRTRIENGKLLVRIVKSVYFDEYGAEVRVDPWDLREYLIAAGGD; encoded by the coding sequence ATGAGCAAGAATTTTGAGAAAACACTTTTTGAATATGCGGACATGATTCGACCCGGAGAGCTAGTTCTCGTGGAGTACACCTCAGAGGATCCTGTTCACCTAATCCTTCAAATGATCCTAAGATATGCCAAGCTCAAGGCAGTCCCTATTTTTATAGTTGATACCCTAGATGGGCTTCATGTCATGAAAACTAAGCTGGATCTTGAGGACATAGATACAAGCCTCATTGATGATGTGTTTGTAGTGAAGGTGGGAGGATTGATAAATGTCGGCAATGTTTTCAAAAAGATAGAAGAGATAAATGAGATCTCGATTCTTAAGAGGCAGTATACAGAGCTCCTGCAGAAAATATGTGAAAAAACTGAAGGTAACTCTACCATACGCCTCGTTGTGGGTGCTACTGAGCTTTTGCAGCGGCTGGAAAGCGATCCCGTGAAAAGGGAGGAGTTTATCACCGGCCTCATAAAGCCGCTGGTCGGCCACCAGAACACTATTGGTGTTGTATTCCTAAACAGAAAGAGAATCACGAGGCCCGTACTGAGTGAGGTGGAGGAAACTGCAACCCGTGTTCTGAGAACAAGGATTGAAAACGGCAAGCTCCTCGTGAGGATCGTGAAGTCAGTTTACTTCGATGAATACGGTGCCGAAGTTCGTGTTGATCCTTGGGATCTCAGGGAGTATCTCATCGCGGCAGGGGGTGATTAA
- a CDS encoding cysteine synthase family protein produces MYFAKLEFFNPFSRSIKDRAVFNMLMKAIERGDINGTRKLFEATSGNVGISLAALSNVLGIEFRAYLPKPTPKATQVLLRVLGADVVMTNFETIDPTMVQYVVEEAKKAGAANLNQFENDDNFEAHYRFTAREIDEQLKSIGKKPDVVIAGIGTSGHIAGLAKYFKERYDTTVVGVVPAKGEKIPGIKRLETKPKWYFQVDIDRVVEITRNEAIEGALSVARRDGLLIGLSSGAVVKAYEKVSSEFGEKTYVLIFPDDGFKYVEIFEGYLGIT; encoded by the coding sequence ATGTATTTTGCCAAGTTAGAGTTCTTTAACCCCTTCAGCAGGAGCATTAAGGACAGGGCCGTTTTTAACATGCTTATGAAGGCCATCGAGCGCGGGGACATCAACGGCACGAGGAAGCTTTTTGAGGCAACTTCCGGCAACGTCGGGATTTCTCTGGCGGCGCTCAGCAACGTTCTGGGAATAGAGTTCAGGGCATACCTGCCAAAGCCGACACCAAAGGCCACCCAGGTTCTGCTCAGAGTACTTGGTGCGGATGTTGTCATGACTAACTTCGAGACCATAGACCCCACTATGGTTCAGTACGTCGTCGAAGAAGCAAAGAAGGCTGGAGCGGCTAACCTCAACCAGTTCGAGAACGACGACAACTTCGAGGCCCACTACCGCTTTACCGCCAGGGAGATAGACGAGCAGCTGAAAAGCATAGGTAAAAAGCCCGACGTTGTGATAGCAGGCATAGGTACTTCGGGCCACATAGCAGGTCTGGCAAAGTACTTCAAGGAGCGCTACGATACAACCGTTGTGGGCGTCGTCCCGGCGAAGGGTGAGAAGATCCCCGGCATAAAGCGCCTTGAAACAAAGCCCAAGTGGTACTTCCAGGTGGACATAGACAGGGTCGTGGAGATAACCCGGAACGAAGCCATTGAGGGTGCCCTCAGCGTGGCACGCAGAGACGGTCTCTTGATAGGACTCAGCTCTGGAGCAGTGGTCAAAGCGTACGAAAAAGTCTCCAGCGAATTTGGTGAGAAAACCTACGTCCTAATCTTCCCGGACGATGGGTTTAAATACGTAGAGATATTTGAGGGTTACCTGGGGATTACATGA
- a CDS encoding 7-cyano-7-deazaguanine synthase, whose translation MKAVALLSSGIDSPVAIYLMLRKGMEITPVHFKQSDKKESKVLELCEILSKYGKLNEPVIVDAYEEQAPIFSKLVEIGKAKWTCLFCKYTMLRKACRVGHEIGAKAIVTGDSLGQVASQTLDNLLIISQASDLPILRPLIGLDKEEIVKIAKEIGTFEISIEPEEPCPFVPKYPVVRGSLGEFEKIREKLVREGVL comes from the coding sequence ATGAAGGCCGTTGCACTGCTCAGCTCGGGCATTGATTCTCCAGTGGCGATATACCTCATGCTCAGAAAGGGCATGGAGATAACGCCGGTCCACTTCAAGCAGAGCGATAAGAAGGAGTCAAAAGTTCTGGAGCTCTGCGAGATTCTGAGTAAGTACGGGAAGCTCAACGAGCCCGTAATCGTTGATGCTTACGAGGAACAGGCGCCGATCTTTTCCAAGCTGGTCGAGATTGGAAAGGCCAAGTGGACGTGTCTTTTCTGCAAATACACGATGCTGAGGAAGGCCTGCAGGGTTGGGCATGAAATCGGAGCAAAGGCTATAGTTACGGGCGACTCTCTCGGGCAAGTGGCATCGCAGACCCTCGACAACCTGCTGATAATAAGTCAGGCGAGTGATCTGCCTATTTTGAGGCCCCTCATCGGCCTCGACAAGGAGGAGATAGTCAAAATAGCAAAGGAGATAGGCACGTTCGAAATAAGCATAGAACCTGAAGAGCCCTGTCCATTCGTGCCGAAGTATCCGGTGGTGCGCGGCTCCCTTGGAGAGTTCGAGAAGATAAGGGAGAAACTCGTGAGGGAAGGGGTGCTTTGA
- a CDS encoding aspartate/glutamate racemase family protein: MYGWRGRLGLIVPSSNTTMEMELHSAIPEGVSLHTARVPLRNVTEEELIKMNALAVESAKLLRDAGVELILYGCTSGSFIGGKDFEKELEAKIENEVNVPVVSTSTAVVEALKMLDAQSILVITPYTDEINEREKEFLEANDFEVLDIRGLGIEDNTKIGKLEPYEAYRLAKATFVDEADAIFISCTNLRTFEIIEPLEEDLGVPVVTSNQASLWLALREMDVMEKIPWLGRLFTQF; this comes from the coding sequence ATGTACGGATGGAGAGGCAGGCTCGGTCTTATCGTTCCCTCTTCGAACACCACGATGGAGATGGAGCTTCACTCGGCCATCCCCGAGGGGGTCTCGCTGCACACCGCGAGGGTTCCGCTCAGGAACGTCACCGAGGAAGAGCTCATCAAGATGAACGCTTTAGCGGTGGAGAGCGCCAAGCTCCTCCGCGATGCAGGGGTTGAGCTGATTCTCTACGGCTGCACGAGCGGTTCATTCATTGGCGGCAAGGACTTCGAGAAGGAGCTCGAGGCAAAGATAGAGAACGAAGTAAACGTTCCGGTGGTGAGCACGAGCACGGCCGTCGTCGAGGCCCTGAAGATGCTCGACGCCCAGTCGATACTCGTGATAACTCCTTACACCGACGAGATAAACGAACGCGAGAAGGAGTTCCTCGAGGCCAACGACTTCGAGGTTCTCGACATCAGGGGTCTCGGCATAGAGGACAACACCAAGATAGGGAAGCTCGAGCCCTACGAGGCCTACCGCTTAGCTAAGGCCACCTTCGTGGACGAGGCTGATGCAATCTTCATAAGCTGCACCAACCTGAGAACGTTCGAGATCATCGAGCCTCTGGAGGAAGACCTTGGTGTCCCAGTAGTCACCAGCAACCAGGCTTCTCTCTGGCTGGCACTCAGAGAGATGGACGTCATGGAGAAGATTCCCTGGCTTGGAAGACTCTTCACGCAGTTTTGA